From a single Marinobacter sp. THAF197a genomic region:
- a CDS encoding acyl-CoA dehydrogenase family protein yields MTNHVDQEELAMFRESVIKALEAEVKPHYEAWEKSGIVPRELWNTLGNASLLCVDVPEDCGGIGAPFQFSVVVGEEMARMGFGALSTNVMVHSDIVAPYLSHIGNEAQRQQWLPKMVSGEAVGAIAMTEPGAGSDLQAMRTSAVKDGDDYILNGSKTFITNGQHADMVIVAAKTDPKAGARGISLFLVDTSLPGFSKGRNLDKIGQHSGDTSELFFSDMRVPASALLGEEGQGFMYLMRELPRERLVIGALGVAAARGSLDLTIAYAQERELFGQKLSQLQNTRFEIARMETDYRINKAFVDQCIREYEDGKLDAPTASMAKYSATEMQCRVADGCLQLFGGYGYTTEYPISRNFIDARVQRIYGGTSEVMKEIIARSVLGR; encoded by the coding sequence ATGACCAACCACGTCGATCAAGAAGAATTGGCCATGTTTCGGGAGTCGGTGATCAAGGCTCTGGAAGCCGAGGTGAAACCGCACTACGAGGCCTGGGAGAAAAGCGGCATTGTGCCACGGGAGCTATGGAACACCCTGGGCAACGCCAGTTTACTGTGTGTCGACGTGCCGGAAGACTGCGGCGGCATTGGTGCGCCTTTCCAGTTTTCTGTGGTGGTGGGTGAAGAAATGGCCCGCATGGGGTTCGGGGCGTTGTCCACCAATGTGATGGTGCACTCAGACATCGTGGCGCCTTACCTCAGCCACATCGGCAACGAGGCCCAGCGCCAGCAATGGTTGCCCAAAATGGTCTCCGGTGAAGCCGTCGGCGCCATCGCCATGACCGAACCCGGCGCTGGCAGCGACCTGCAGGCCATGCGCACCAGCGCGGTTAAAGACGGCGACGACTACATCCTCAATGGCTCCAAAACCTTCATCACCAACGGCCAGCACGCCGACATGGTAATCGTCGCCGCCAAAACCGACCCGAAAGCCGGGGCCCGCGGCATCAGCCTGTTCCTGGTGGACACTTCACTACCGGGCTTCAGCAAGGGCCGCAACCTGGACAAAATCGGCCAGCATTCTGGCGACACCTCCGAGCTGTTCTTCTCCGACATGCGTGTTCCCGCATCCGCTTTGTTGGGCGAAGAAGGGCAGGGTTTCATGTACCTGATGCGCGAACTGCCCCGCGAACGCCTGGTGATCGGCGCCCTCGGCGTCGCTGCGGCCCGGGGCTCCCTGGATCTCACCATTGCCTACGCCCAGGAGCGGGAACTGTTCGGCCAGAAGCTCAGCCAGCTTCAGAACACCCGTTTCGAAATCGCCCGCATGGAAACCGACTACCGCATCAACAAGGCGTTTGTTGATCAGTGCATCCGCGAATACGAAGACGGCAAGTTGGATGCGCCCACGGCGTCGATGGCCAAGTACAGTGCCACGGAGATGCAGTGCCGGGTGGCCGATGGCTGTTTGCAGTTGTTTGGGGGCTACGGTTACACCACCGAGTATCCGATTTCCCGGAACTTTATCGACGCTCGGGTTCAGAGGATTTACGGCGGTACTTCAGAGGTGATGAAAGAGATTATTGCCCGATCGGTGCTTGGGCGCTGA
- a CDS encoding sodium-dependent transporter: MTKRHEFIEESRKQWSSEPAFVFSMAAAAVGLGNLWRFPYMVGENGGGAFVVAYLLALVIVVLPIMILEVAAGRLSEGSTVQTFRQVNRFGAIYGWFVVLITMAITSYYLVITGWTLGYAVDAATDDLRVFSEYSAGYNSLWYFLIVTVLAAIILARDVKAIEVFSKMLMPVLLLVMIGLMLFASTTPGWEQTKSFFFDVDWSRLADGRLWAFAFGQAFYTLAIGQGYLVTYGSFIPRKTHVPRACLVVAGTETSVALLAGWMIFPFVFSLGMEPTEGSQLAFVTMPQVFEDMRGGYWVGVLFFALFFMAAFSSSLAGLKVMIAAVAEEFRLSNAVAVSIVTVVMLVLGTASALSFTPLEWTIAGEPVLDVIDRVAGGNVIIFSGVFGAALFCWFIPPQRIRTVLGTESRWWEWRIYLVGRFLPVLVLLWIVVTYALSQLGFGS, from the coding sequence GTGACCAAACGCCACGAGTTTATTGAAGAATCCCGAAAGCAATGGAGTTCAGAACCGGCCTTTGTGTTCTCCATGGCAGCGGCCGCCGTTGGCCTCGGGAACCTTTGGCGGTTTCCCTATATGGTTGGGGAAAACGGTGGTGGAGCCTTCGTGGTGGCTTACCTGCTGGCATTGGTGATTGTGGTCCTGCCCATCATGATTCTGGAGGTAGCAGCCGGACGGTTGTCTGAGGGTAGTACCGTTCAGACCTTCCGCCAGGTCAACCGGTTTGGTGCCATCTACGGCTGGTTTGTGGTGCTGATCACCATGGCAATCACCAGCTACTATCTGGTAATTACTGGCTGGACGCTGGGCTATGCGGTGGACGCTGCCACGGATGACCTGCGTGTTTTCAGTGAATACAGTGCCGGCTACAACTCGCTATGGTACTTCCTGATCGTAACCGTACTGGCTGCCATCATCCTGGCTCGGGATGTGAAGGCGATTGAAGTCTTCTCGAAAATGTTGATGCCCGTGCTGCTGTTGGTGATGATCGGGCTGATGCTGTTTGCCTCGACGACGCCGGGATGGGAGCAAACCAAATCTTTTTTCTTTGACGTGGACTGGAGCCGGCTTGCAGACGGTCGTCTGTGGGCGTTTGCCTTTGGCCAGGCGTTCTACACCCTCGCCATCGGGCAGGGATATCTGGTCACCTACGGCAGTTTTATCCCCCGCAAAACCCACGTGCCCCGGGCTTGCCTGGTCGTTGCCGGTACTGAGACCAGCGTTGCCTTGCTGGCGGGGTGGATGATCTTCCCATTTGTGTTCAGTCTGGGCATGGAGCCTACCGAAGGCAGCCAGCTGGCGTTTGTCACCATGCCGCAGGTGTTTGAGGATATGCGTGGTGGTTACTGGGTTGGCGTGCTTTTCTTCGCATTATTCTTCATGGCCGCATTTAGCTCCAGCCTGGCGGGCCTGAAGGTGATGATTGCCGCAGTGGCGGAGGAGTTTCGCCTCAGTAATGCGGTGGCTGTCAGTATCGTCACCGTGGTGATGCTGGTGCTCGGTACCGCATCGGCATTGAGCTTCACACCCCTGGAATGGACCATCGCCGGTGAGCCAGTGCTGGATGTGATCGACCGGGTGGCCGGTGGCAATGTGATTATCTTCTCTGGAGTATTCGGAGCCGCCTTGTTCTGCTGGTTTATACCCCCGCAGCGAATCCGGACCGTTCTGGGCACCGAGAGCCGTTGGTGGGAATGGCGGATTTACCTGGTCGGTCGGTTTCTGCCCGTGCTGGTGCTGCTCTGGATTGTAGTCACCTACGCGCTCAGCCAGCTTGGGTTTGGCTCGTAG
- a CDS encoding sigma 54-interacting transcriptional regulator, whose amino-acid sequence MNQPERMETHQWINHLPEAALLVDAGQDLILSANSAMARMAGTDRQSIANMACTQLFADQRPQLINFTEETLFRSHSWSRDFHLKHRDGHTVELEISSSCVGEAEAQTLLLLLRDRRQLRTLRERHEANHYHRGGLLEWRRVEELFKDMERENQLILHAVGEGIYGVDAEGRTTFANPAAERMLGWRMDELMGRVIHRVVHHSHEDGSLFPLKECPIYGAFRDGSIKRVGDDWFWRKDGTGFPVEYTSTPIMDNGHPVGAVVVFRDISARLQAQKELQSALEEVESLKRRLEMENAYLQEELSAEFHFHEILGQSDAIKAIVRRIGMVAPTDANVLITGESGTGKELIARAIHQASTRRDRPLIRVNCAAIPKDLFESEFFGHIKGAFTGAVNDRIGRFELADGGTLFLDEVGEIPLELQGKLLRVLQDQQFERVGENKTRAVDVRVIAATNRELKTEVQEKTFREDLYFRLNVFPIESIPLRRRLEDIPMLAQEFLNRACQKFNRPPLVLTERDVSTLKAYHWPGNVRELENVIERQVITAVGRLDLDLPGVEPSAHAAANSTPSRHYDSELLTEADLKELEKQNLIKALKMTGGRIFGDDGAAALLGIKPTTLNSRLGKLKLDARQFRAS is encoded by the coding sequence ATGAACCAGCCCGAACGCATGGAAACACACCAATGGATCAACCACCTGCCAGAGGCTGCCCTTCTGGTAGATGCGGGCCAGGACCTGATCCTCTCCGCCAACAGCGCCATGGCACGAATGGCCGGCACCGACCGACAATCCATTGCCAACATGGCATGTACCCAGCTGTTTGCTGACCAGCGGCCCCAGCTGATCAATTTCACCGAAGAAACCCTGTTCCGCAGCCACAGCTGGAGCCGTGATTTCCACCTGAAACACCGGGATGGCCACACGGTTGAACTGGAAATTTCTTCTTCCTGCGTGGGCGAGGCAGAAGCGCAAACCCTGCTACTGCTCCTGCGTGATCGGCGACAATTGAGAACCCTGCGCGAACGCCACGAAGCCAATCACTACCACCGGGGTGGCCTGCTGGAGTGGCGACGAGTGGAAGAGCTGTTCAAGGATATGGAGCGGGAGAACCAGCTGATTCTCCACGCCGTTGGCGAAGGCATTTACGGGGTGGACGCCGAAGGCCGCACCACCTTCGCCAATCCCGCCGCCGAGCGCATGCTGGGCTGGCGCATGGATGAACTCATGGGGCGCGTGATACACCGTGTTGTGCATCACTCCCACGAAGACGGCAGCCTGTTCCCACTGAAAGAATGCCCCATCTACGGCGCTTTCCGGGATGGCAGCATCAAGCGCGTTGGCGACGACTGGTTCTGGCGCAAAGACGGCACCGGGTTTCCGGTGGAGTACACCAGCACCCCGATCATGGACAACGGCCACCCGGTGGGTGCGGTTGTGGTGTTCCGGGACATCTCCGCCAGACTGCAAGCCCAGAAGGAACTGCAGTCAGCACTGGAAGAAGTAGAGAGCCTGAAACGCCGGCTGGAAATGGAAAATGCCTACCTACAGGAAGAACTCAGCGCGGAGTTCCACTTCCACGAAATCCTCGGCCAGAGCGACGCCATCAAGGCCATCGTGCGGCGCATCGGCATGGTGGCTCCGACAGACGCCAACGTTCTGATCACCGGCGAATCCGGCACCGGCAAGGAGTTGATTGCCCGCGCCATCCACCAGGCCAGCACCCGACGCGACCGCCCGTTGATCCGGGTAAACTGCGCCGCGATTCCAAAAGACCTGTTTGAGAGCGAGTTCTTCGGCCACATCAAAGGCGCCTTCACTGGCGCCGTGAACGACAGAATCGGCCGATTCGAACTGGCCGACGGCGGCACCCTGTTTCTGGATGAAGTGGGTGAAATCCCTTTGGAATTGCAGGGCAAGCTGTTGCGGGTGCTTCAGGATCAGCAGTTCGAACGCGTGGGTGAGAACAAGACTCGCGCCGTCGATGTAAGGGTAATAGCGGCCACCAACCGGGAGTTAAAAACGGAGGTGCAGGAGAAAACCTTCCGGGAAGACCTGTATTTTCGCCTCAACGTCTTCCCCATCGAGTCCATCCCCCTGCGCAGGAGACTTGAAGACATCCCGATGCTGGCCCAGGAGTTCCTGAACCGGGCGTGTCAGAAGTTCAACCGGCCACCGCTGGTTCTGACAGAACGAGATGTGAGTACCCTCAAGGCCTACCACTGGCCGGGCAACGTTCGGGAACTGGAAAACGTGATCGAACGCCAGGTGATTACCGCCGTTGGCCGCCTGGACCTGGACCTTCCGGGTGTCGAACCTTCTGCGCATGCCGCAGCGAACTCAACGCCATCGCGTCATTACGACAGTGAGCTGTTAACCGAGGCTGATCTGAAGGAGCTGGAGAAACAGAACCTGATCAAGGCGCTGAAAATGACTGGCGGGCGCATATTCGGTGATGACGGAGCAGCGGCACTGCTAGGCATCAAACCGACGACCCTCAACTCCCGCCTGGGCAAGCTCAAGTTGGATGCTCGGCAGTTTCGGGCTTCTTAG
- a CDS encoding thiolase family protein: MNNDIVIAGSARTPMGGMMGSLSSVRSPELGAVSIKAAIERAGLQPADIQEIIMGCVLPAGLGQAPARQASRAAGIPDSSGCTTINKMCGSGMQAVIMAHDQIKAGTNNIMIAGGMENMSQAPYLLPKARAGMRMGHGQVMDSMFLDGLEDAYEGGLMGVFAQRTADKFNITRQAMDEFAIGSLQKALTAIQNGWFRDEITPVTVAGRGGYTEVDTDEQPGNAKPEKIPQLKPAFAKDGSVTAANSSSISDGASALVLTSAVEADARGLVPQARIVAHATHARLPAEFTLAPIGSIEKVLKKAGWTLDDVDLFEINEAFAVVTLAAINELKLPAEKVNVHGGACALGHPIGSSGSRIIITLINALKQRGLKRGVASLCIGGGEATAVAIEVV, from the coding sequence ATGAACAACGATATCGTAATAGCAGGCTCCGCCAGAACCCCGATGGGCGGGATGATGGGCTCTTTGAGCTCGGTGCGCTCCCCGGAGCTGGGTGCCGTTTCCATCAAGGCCGCCATTGAACGCGCAGGATTGCAACCGGCAGACATTCAGGAAATCATCATGGGCTGCGTACTGCCCGCCGGCCTTGGTCAGGCACCGGCGCGGCAGGCATCCCGCGCCGCCGGTATTCCGGACAGCAGTGGCTGCACCACCATCAACAAAATGTGCGGCTCCGGCATGCAAGCCGTCATCATGGCCCACGACCAGATCAAAGCCGGCACCAACAACATCATGATCGCCGGCGGCATGGAAAACATGAGCCAGGCACCGTACCTGCTCCCCAAAGCCCGCGCCGGCATGCGCATGGGCCACGGCCAGGTGATGGACAGCATGTTCCTTGATGGCCTCGAAGACGCCTACGAAGGCGGGCTGATGGGCGTGTTTGCCCAGCGCACCGCTGATAAATTCAACATCACCCGTCAGGCCATGGACGAGTTCGCCATCGGCTCTCTGCAAAAAGCCCTGACGGCGATCCAGAATGGCTGGTTCCGGGATGAAATTACTCCGGTGACCGTTGCCGGCCGCGGTGGTTATACCGAAGTCGACACCGACGAACAACCCGGTAACGCCAAACCCGAAAAGATCCCGCAACTGAAACCGGCCTTTGCCAAAGACGGCTCGGTAACCGCCGCCAACTCCAGCTCTATCAGCGACGGTGCCTCTGCCCTGGTGCTGACTTCAGCGGTTGAAGCAGATGCCCGAGGCCTTGTTCCACAAGCCAGAATCGTGGCCCACGCCACCCATGCCCGCTTGCCGGCAGAGTTCACACTGGCCCCGATTGGCTCCATCGAAAAAGTGCTTAAGAAAGCCGGTTGGACGTTGGATGATGTCGACCTGTTCGAAATCAATGAAGCCTTCGCGGTGGTCACCCTGGCCGCCATCAACGAATTGAAATTGCCAGCGGAGAAAGTCAACGTGCACGGCGGCGCCTGCGCCCTGGGCCATCCCATTGGCTCCTCCGGTTCCCGGATCATCATTACCCTGATCAATGCCCTCAAACAGCGTGGTCTTAAGCGTGGTGTTGCATCGCTGTGCATTGGCGGTGGTGAGGCTACGGCGGTAGCCATCGAGGTGGTCTGA